The Bacteroidales bacterium genomic interval CCTGACCGATGGTGATGGTAGTAATCTCCGGCCATGCATCATCCGCTTTGTCGGCGATGCGTATCCACCTCTTCTCTCCCGGAATACGGCCGTAGAATGGAAGAGCAAGCTCCACGGTAGTCCGGCTTTATTTGCGGGACGGAACGTCCACGATCAATGTGTTTTCATTTGTTGTCATGTGTAATGATTTTAATGGTTTAGCGGAGGCAGGTCGTCCTGCCCCCCGTAATCGGAATAATCTGTATAGCTTCAACTGAGGATCAGACCTCACCTTTCGGGGAAGATCCCCTCATCGGCAAAGGAGAAGTAGGAATCCCAGGTCAGGATGACGTAATCTAAAACCTGAATCTCCAGCACCTTGCCGGCCTCCACCAGACGTTTGGTCAGCGCTTTGTCACTCTCCGAGGGTTCTGTGTTCCCTGAGGGATGGTTGTGGCATAGGATTAAGCTGGAGGCATTGGCCTTCAACGCAACCTGGAAGATAACCTTGGGATCGGCAACGGTATCGTGCAGGCCGCCGCGACTGATACGAGCATATCCCAATACAAGGTTGGCACGGTTCAGACAAAGGATGAGGAACTCCTCTACATGTTCTATCCTTCGGCCCCATACGGAACGGAGGTAAGACACGGCATCCATGGAACTGCTAATCTTTGGTACTTCCTTCAGTTGGACGGCTGGCCTGTAATTAATGTCTATTTCCTTCAGCGTGTTGCCCTGAATCTGTTTTATGACTTTGATTT includes:
- a CDS encoding JAB domain-containing protein; protein product: MNEIKVIKQIQGNTLKEIDINYRPAVQLKEVPKISSSMDAVSYLRSVWGRRIEHVEEFLILCLNRANLVLGYARISRGGLHDTVADPKVIFQVALKANASSLILCHNHPSGNTEPSESDKALTKRLVEAGKVLEIQVLDYVILTWDSYFSFADEGIFPER